One window of the Salvelinus alpinus chromosome 13, SLU_Salpinus.1, whole genome shotgun sequence genome contains the following:
- the LOC139537426 gene encoding 52 kDa repressor of the inhibitor of the protein kinase-like yields MSNFCAAPNCTIRSNESASPFFRFPRDTERCKQWVDNCHCKDLEDKTPDQLNRHYRLCVNHFEPSMICKASPYRTKLKDNATPTIFDLTSHLNNPQCRQRKRIKELSNAEARQMKERKKDSVDQSKTNQNYAEGQVDPETNDTTQLTSKEKEHREYLKSLFEVIVVLGKQNIPLNRHTKEVPESKCLTPSNFKALLEYRMNAGGDEALRKRFEMSAMNKECCTFTQQMQMMEVCESCIREELLQEVREVRFFSLVTDDVVEISGESHLPMFLRFLDQANCLREEFVGFLPFEGEDETLMERLLTEVTKKWGLNMDYCRGQAHFSSGVHSSKMKAIATKLTEMYPTAVYTPRSTCALNASLASGVALTGVQIVMSTFKKIESFFNEASSLQLELENAISIFYQGNEEKANDLKEACRTNWTVRHDAFEVAVDVLESLLLCMDSVHDNEDLRWSDQVTNDALEISEALADFEFVATLVVLKNTLSFTRAFGKNLQGPTMDVYFAANSLTAVLHSLNEVSDNIDVYHEFWFEEAVNLAAALEIPVKVPRLYLRKHHAESGTEIQPESYFKEHLTAPVVSHVINELNDLFSENHLNALRCLTLVPAVMGQLKFNTSEENNVEMYRNDLPNADTLPTELHCWRVKWKHRGKVTLPSTVHETLQLAEVKFFPNVLAFLRVLCNLPVLSLDVDGDASRKRFQMYLENTPDKHRSKSLAFLNIHYNARHDLDVMVDSYIKMYPENESHEQVCQPVD; encoded by the exons ATGTCCAACTTTTGCGCTGCTCCGAATTGCACCATAAGAAGCAATGAGTCAGCATCGCCATTCTTCAGGTTTCCAAGGGACACTGAAAG ATGCAAGCAGTGGGTGGACAACTGCCATTGCAAGGATCTTGAAGATAAAACACCTGACCAGCTAAACAGACACTACAGACTTTGTGTTAACCACTTTGAACCATCCATGATATGTAAAGCA AGTCCTTACAGGACAAAGCTGAAGGATAATGCCACACCAACCATCTTTGACTTAACAAGCCACCTCAATAATCCACAATGTAGGCAACGCAAGAGGATTAAAGAGCTG AGTAATGCAGAAGCAAGACAAATGAAAGAGAGGAAAA AGGACTCGGTGGACCAGTCAAAGACGAACCAAAATTATGCGGAAGGTCAAGTTGACCCTGAGACAAACGACACCACCCAGCTGACCTCTAAGGAGAAGGAGCATAGAGAATACCTCAAATCACTATTTGAAGTTATTGTAGTGTTGGGCAAACAAAACATACCTCTGAATAGACATACCAAGGAGGTGCCGGAGAGCAAGTGCCTTACTCCGAGCAACTTCAAGGCGTTGTTGGAGTACCGAATGAATGCTGGTGGTGACGAAGCTCTTAGGAAAAGGTTTGAGATGAGTGCTATGAACAAAGAGTGCTGTACCTTCACCCAGCAGATGCAGATGATGGAGGTCTGTGAGAGTTGCATCCGTGAGGAGCTCTTACAGGAAGTCAGAGAGGTTCGCTTCTTCTCATTGGTCACCGACGATGTGGTTGAGATCTCTGGCGAGAGCCACCTCCCCATGTTCTTGCGTTTTTTGGACCAGGCCAACTGCTTGCGGGAGGAGTTTGTGGGATTCCTTCCATTTGAGGGAGAAGATGAGACCCTGATGGAGAGGCTGCTGACTGAGGTGACAAAGAAGTGGGGTTTAAATATGGACTACTGTAGAGGGCAGGCCCACTTCAGCTCCGGTGTGCATTCTAGCAAAATGAAAGCCATTGCAACCAAACTCACAGAGATGTACCCCACAGCAGTATACACACCAAGATCCACCTGTGCCTTAAATGCCTCACTGGCAAGTGGAGTGGCCTTGACAGGCGTTCAGATTGTCATGTCTACTTTCAAGAAGATTGAGTCTTTTTTCAATGAGGCTTCTTCACTGCAATTGGAGTTGGAGAATGCCATCTCCATTTTCTACCAGGGTAATGAAGAGAAGGCCAATGATCTGAAAGAGGCCTGCCGTACCAACTGGACAGTGAGACATGATGCATTTGAGGTGGCAGTCGATGTCCTGGAATCTCTTCTGCTCTGCATGGATAGTGTTCACGATAATGAAGATCTGAGGTGGAGTGACCAAGTCACAAATGATGCCTTGGAGATATCAGAGGCTCTGGCTGATTTTGAGTTTGTTGCAACGTTGGTTGTGCTGAAAAACACCCTGTCATTCACAAGAGCCTTTGGCAAGAACTTGCAAGGGCCAACGATGGATGTCTACTTTGCTGCCAACAGCTTGACCGCTGTGTTGCACTCGCTGAACGAGGTCTCggataacattgatgtataccaTGAGTTCTGGTTTGAAGAGGCTGTTAACCTAGCCGCTGCACTGGAGATCCCGGTCAAGGTTCCCAGGCTCTACTTGAGAAAGCACCACGCAGAATCTGGAACAGAGATCCAGCCTGAGAGCTACTTTAAAGAACACCTGACCGCCCCGGTGGTGAGCCACGTCATCAATGAACTGAACGACCTCTTCTCTGAAAACCACCTCAACGCCCTGAGATGTCTGACGCTCGTCCCTGCTGTCATGGGGCAGCTGAAGTTCAACACTTCTGAGGAGAACAACGTGGAGATGTACAGGAACGACCTTCCCAATGCAGACACTCTCCCCACTGAGCTGCACTGCTGGAGGGTGAAGTGGAAGCACAGGGGCAAGGTGACACTGCCCTCCACCGTCCATGAGACGCTGCAGCTGGCTGAAGTGAAGTTCTTCCCCAACGTACTTGCCTTCTTGAGGGTGCTCTGCAACCTGCCAGTCCTGAGCCTTGATGTCGATGGCGATGCTTCACGTAAACGCTTTCAGATGTACTTGGAGAACACACCTGACAAACACAGGTCCAAGAGTCTGGCGTTTCTGAACATACATTATAATGCCAGACATGACCTGGATGTCATGGTTGATAGTTACATTAAGATGTACCCTGAAAATGAAAGTCATGAGCAAGTATGCCAGCCTGTTGACTAA